The Hyphomicrobium sp. 99 genome contains the following window.
ACGCCTCCGTCGGTGGAATTTCGCCGGGGACTTCGGCATCGATGCAAACGCCCTGGAATGCGGCGAGGCGGCGGGAATAGTGATCTCTGACCAGCAACGTGAGGCCACAGTGCGTGCATTTCACCGGGTTCGTCGTGACGTTCTCGATAAAGCCTTTGCAATGGACGCATTGCACGCGGCGCATCAGCGAGCCGCGATGTTCGGTGCGGATCGACAGATGATCGATCGAGAAATCGCCGCCAGCCTGCACGACGGAGCCGATGAGAGGTTCGGAGCCAGCAGCATAGAGGCGCAATCCCATGGGCGCCGACTCGAGCAGCTGCCGCAAACGCGCGATGCCGTCGGCAAGCGTCGTGTGGAATTCGATGTTCGCTGACGCGAGTTCGCGAGCGGTCGCTTGCCGGTCTTCGTCCGCAAGACTGTCGGCAAGGATGACCGTCGAGCGTTTCACGAAGGCGTCGTCGGCGCGCGAAAACAACTCGGCGACCGCCGCTGCCCCGGCTTTGTCCGTGACGATGATATTGCTGCGCGCATTGAGATCCGGGCTGAGGCCCGGATAGATCGGTCGGCTTTTTATCGTACTTGGTGTCATTAAGTGCTCCCTGGATCCGTCAAGTCCTCGTGCCGGGGACCGGCGGAAATGGATCAGAGCAGACCGGAGCGGCGGAGGAAACCGCCCCGGGCTGCAATTTCTTTAGGCGGGCAGCTGAAAGAACCAGTTTGACGCCAGTACGACGAGCAGGCCAGCCACGAGCACCAGATAAGGAAGCACCCCGGCTTTCCGCTTTTTCAGGTCGTTCTGAGTGAGCCCCAGATCCTGCAGCATGTGGGCAGGAAAGACGCCCTTATCCTGCACGTAGTGCCGGTAGCAAAATACCGGAATAATCAGCGACGCAGTGAACAATCCCGCCCATAGAGCGATGGGATTCCAGACCTTCGCTCCCGCGCCCATGAAGACGGCATTGACGAACGCAAAGACCGCGCCGATGGCGAGCACGAACGTCGGCGCGCGCCACGGACGAGGCACGTCCGCGTTATCGATGCGGTGGATCCAACCCGAATTGAGGTTCAGGAAGTTGAAGATGATGTACCCGCAGTTCGATACCGCGAGGATGAAGAAGAAGCTCGTGGCGTCCGCGCACGCGATCGCGAGGACTGCAAGGTTGATCACGAGATCGGTCCACATCGCTCGCGTTGGTGCACCATGTTCATTGACGTGGCTGAGGTAGCGCGGCAGCCAGCCATCGCGCGAGCCCTGGTAGAGCGTGCGCGATGATCCGGCCATAGCGGTCATCAGGCAGAGCATCAAAGCCAAGATCATCAGCATGACGAGGAGACTGGTCACCAGTCCGCCGTGGCCGACCATACCGGCCATAGCTGCCGCGACGCCGGAGCCATCGACGATCGAAGGCTCGAGCATGCCTTCGAGGCCCAGAACACCCTGGAAGGTGAATGGCACGAGCGTGAAGAGAACGAGGCAGAGCAGACCCGAATAGAAGATCGCCTTGAACGTATCTCGGCCGGGATCCCGGAACTCGCTCGTGTAGCAAATGGCGGTTTCAAAGCCATATGTCGACCATGCGGCAATGAACATGGCGCCGAGCACAAGCGTCCAGCCGGCAATATCCCAATGCCCCATCTCCGGCGCGTATGCGGCTTTCAGCGGTTCGAGCGGCGTGAAGTTCGACCAGTTGATTTGCCCCGTGAGGATCGGCACCACGCCGACGATGAGCATCGGTATGATCACCGCGAGGCCGATATATTTCTGCACGCTCGCGGTACCGAGAATGCCCCGATGCTGAATGGCGAACGTGATCAGCATCAGCACCGCGCCGATGAAGAACGCAGCATTGAAGGAGAACGACACCGGGCCGAGCGTCCCATGGAAGAGGGCCCAGTTGCGAACTTCCGGCGTCAGCGCGGAGATGGCATCCGCCGAAAGAAGTGCGGCCACCGCGTCCGCTGCCGCCTTGCCTTGGTTGGCTGCGAGCCACTCGGCAACCCGTGGCGAGTCGAGCGGGATCGAGCTGGCGTGAGCGCTGATCCAAGCCGCGATTTGCGGTGCGTCAGCGGGCGGTATCGGCGCGAGTGAGTTGAGAATGTAGGCCGCCGCGATCGAGCAGCCGAGCGAGAGCACCGGCGACCACGCGAACCAATTGCACCAGACGGACAACGGCGCGATCAGTTTCGAATACCTGACCCATGCCGCCGCGCCATAGACCGATGCGCCGCCCGATTTACTGGGAAAGAGACCCGCGATTTCCGCGTACGTGAAAGACTGGATGAACCCCATGATCATCGAAGCGAACCAGACGAGAAAGGCAACCTTTCCCGCAACGCCCGCGATGCCGCCGATGGAAAACAAGACCAGAGCCGGGACTCCACTTGCGACCCAAAAAGCTCCCCGCCAGTCGATGGCTCGTACGAGTTGACCGGACGGAGCGCTATGCTCTCTGCCCGCAGTAAGCGTTCCAGTTTCTATGGCCATTATCGCTCCGCCTGAGCCTGTTTATTGAAAAGATTCGTACAGTGATTGATCCCTGAGTTGGTCCGGCGAGCGTCGCAATCGCATGGACCCAAAAGAATACGTCCCCCGTCGGAAGCGGCGTTAACGAGACGCAAGCAGATGATTTTGCGACATAAACCAATTTAAACCAGAAATTACCGCAATTGATCCGACGTGGCCATGTTAGGGAACGTCGAATTACCTTCAAGTCAAAAAAATCACCAAAAAGAAACGGCTTTGACTGTTTCGCAGGCACAAAATCCAGATTCTATCGATATTAAATACGCTTAGACATTTTATCGCATGTGCGAACCTACTTTGGGCGGAATTGGTCTAGCCCGGTTGCATTCTGTTCGG
Protein-coding sequences here:
- a CDS encoding APC family permease, which gives rise to MAIETGTLTAGREHSAPSGQLVRAIDWRGAFWVASGVPALVLFSIGGIAGVAGKVAFLVWFASMIMGFIQSFTYAEIAGLFPSKSGGASVYGAAAWVRYSKLIAPLSVWCNWFAWSPVLSLGCSIAAAYILNSLAPIPPADAPQIAAWISAHASSIPLDSPRVAEWLAANQGKAAADAVAALLSADAISALTPEVRNWALFHGTLGPVSFSFNAAFFIGAVLMLITFAIQHRGILGTASVQKYIGLAVIIPMLIVGVVPILTGQINWSNFTPLEPLKAAYAPEMGHWDIAGWTLVLGAMFIAAWSTYGFETAICYTSEFRDPGRDTFKAIFYSGLLCLVLFTLVPFTFQGVLGLEGMLEPSIVDGSGVAAAMAGMVGHGGLVTSLLVMLMILALMLCLMTAMAGSSRTLYQGSRDGWLPRYLSHVNEHGAPTRAMWTDLVINLAVLAIACADATSFFFILAVSNCGYIIFNFLNLNSGWIHRIDNADVPRPWRAPTFVLAIGAVFAFVNAVFMGAGAKVWNPIALWAGLFTASLIIPVFCYRHYVQDKGVFPAHMLQDLGLTQNDLKKRKAGVLPYLVLVAGLLVVLASNWFFQLPA
- a CDS encoding C1 domain-containing protein, with translation MTPSTIKSRPIYPGLSPDLNARSNIIVTDKAGAAAVAELFSRADDAFVKRSTVILADSLADEDRQATARELASANIEFHTTLADGIARLRQLLESAPMGLRLYAAGSEPLIGSVVQAGGDFSIDHLSIRTEHRGSLMRRVQCVHCKGFIENVTTNPVKCTHCGLTLLVRDHYSRRLAAFQGVCIDAEVPGEIPPTEALYQ